A genome region from Maylandia zebra isolate NMK-2024a linkage group LG6, Mzebra_GT3a, whole genome shotgun sequence includes the following:
- the pds5a gene encoding sister chromatid cohesion protein PDS5 homolog A isoform X1 — MEFPQQQKPAGEGIIYPPGVKEITDKISNDEMVKRLKMVVKTYMDMDQDSEEEKQQYLGLALHLASEFFLRNPNKDVRLLVACCLADIFRIYAPEAPYTSHDKLKDIFLFITRQLKGLEDTKSPQFNRYFYLLENLAWVKSYNICFELEDCNEIFIQLFKTLFSVINNSHNHKVQMHMLDLMSSIIMEGDGVTQELLDTILINLIPAHKNLNKQAYDLAKTLLKRTVQTIETCIANFFNQVLVMGKSSVSDLSEHVFDLIQELFAIDPMLLTSVMPQLEFKLKSNDGEERLAVVRLLAKLFGAKDSELASQNRPLWQCFLGRFNDIHVPVRLECVKFASHCLMNHPDLAKDLTEYLKVRSHDPEEAIRHDVIVTIINAGKKDLNLVNDQLLGFVRERTLDKRWRVRKEAMMGLAQLYKKYCLHHEAGKESAQKISWIKDKLLHIYYQNSIDDKLLVEKIFAQYMVPHNLDTEEKMKCLYYLYACLDTNAVKALNEMWKCQNMLRGLVKELLDLHKLPVSEANNTAMFGKLMSIAKNLPDAGKAQDFMKKFNQVLGEDEKLRVQLEMLISPTCSCKQAEICVREITRKLTFPKQPTNPFLEMVKFLLERIAPVHIDSEAISALVKLLNKSIEGTADDDEEGVTPDTAIRSGLELLKVLSFTHPTAFHSAETYESLLQCLKMEDDKVAEAAIQIFRNTGQKIETELQQIRSTLIPILHQKAKRGTPHQAKQAVHCIHAIFNNKEVQLAQIFEPLSRSLNADVPEQLITPLVSLGHISMLAPDQFASPMKSIVANFIVKDLLMNDRSVGNKNGKLWTTDEEVSPEVLAKVQAIKLLVRWLLGMKNNQSKSANSTLRLLSAMLVSEGDLTEQKKISKSDMSRLRLAAGGAIMKLAQEPCYHEIITPEQFQLCGLVINDECYQVRQIFAQKLHLALVKLLLPLEYLAVFALCAKDPVKERRAHARQCLLKNISVRREYIKQNPLAQEKLVSLLPEYVVPYMIHLLAHDPDFTKPHEYEQLKDIKECLWFMLEVLMTKNENNSHAFLRKMVENIKQTKDAQCPDDAKANEKLYIVCDVALFVIANKSTACHLDCPKEPVLPSKFFLIQDKDFKNDKEYLTAEMRQMLLTGKPKPAPVLGAVNKPLTVPGRRIFTKTTTASDTTSNTSTNSSPLSSTINKNSNSSSTIESSESRAQENNENPVIKAEEVKKVEPSQKAAPDAGTEASPVKRRGRPPKSAAAAPVAADKEGGAAPVGGGTSRGRKRAADPNSNPSAESINIKMSKQQQQNDEGTKRQIDLQR, encoded by the exons ATGGTGGTGAAGACATACATGGACATGGATCAAGACTCAGAAGAGGAAAAGCAGCAATACCTCGGCCTGGCACTCCACCTTGCATCAGAGTTCTTCCTTAGGAACCCCAATAAAGATGTTCGGCTACTAGTGGCCTGCTGCCTGGCTGATATCTTCAGGATCTATGCCCCTGAGGCTCCCTATACCTCCCATGATAAACTCAAG GACATCTTCCTCTTCATCACTAGACAGTTAAAGGGACTAGAAGACACCAAGAGTCCTCAGTTTAACCGATACTTCTACCTGCTGGAG AACCTGGCTTGGGTGAAGTCGTACAACATTTGCTTTGAGCTGGAGGACTGCAATGAGATCTTCATCCAGCTTTTCAAAACACTCTTCTCTGTTATCAA TAACAGCCATAACCACAAGGTACAGATGCACATGTTGGATCTGATGAGTTCTATCATCATGGAGGGAGATGGTGTCACACAGGAGCTGCTGGACACCATCCTCATTAATCTCATCCCTGCACACAAG AATCTGAACAAGCAAGCATATGATCTTGCTAAGACTCTGCTGAAGAGGACTGTCCAGACCATCGAGACATGTATTGCAAAT TTCTTCAATCAGGTTTTAGTGATGGGCAAGTCATCAGTCAGCGATTTATCAGAGCACGTCTTTGACCTCATCCAGGAACTGTTTGCCATTGATCCTATGCTGCTTACCTCTGTCATGCCACAGCTGGAGTTCAAGCTTAAG AGCAATGATGGTGAGGAGCGTCTTGCTGTTGTACGGTTGCTGGCAAAGTTGTTCGGGGCCAAAGACTCTGAGCTGGCCTCGCAGAACAGACCGCTGTGGCAGTGCTTCCTAGGACG GTTCAATGACATCCATGTACCAGTCAGGCTAGAGTGTGTAAAGTTTGCCAGCCACTGCCTCATGAACCACCCAGACTTGGCAAAAGACCTGAcag AGTATTTGAAGGTGCGTTCCCACGACCCAGAGGAAGCCATTCGTCATGATGTCATCGTCACCATCATTAATGCTGGGAAAAAAGACCTCAACTTGGTCAATGACCAGCTGTTAGGCTTTGTACGGGAAAGGACCTTAGACAAGAGG TGGCGTGTGCGTAAGGAGGCCATGATGGGCCTGGCTCAGCTTTACAAGAAATACTGTCTGCACCACGAGGCTGGAAAAGAGTCTGCCCAAAAGATCAGCTGGATCAAAGACAAACTGCTGCACATCTACTACCAGAACAGCATCGACGACAA GTTATTAGTTGAGAAGATCTTTGCCCAGTACATGGTCCCTCACAATCTTGATACAGAGGAGAAGATGAAATGCCTCTACTACCTGTATGCCTGCCTGGACACGAACGCTGTCAA GGCCCTGAATGAGATGTGGAAGTGTCAGAACATGCTCAGAGGCCTCGTCAAGGAGCTGCTTGACCTCCACAAGCTGCCAGTG TCTGAGGCCAACAACACAGCAATGTTTGGGAAGTTGATGAGTATTGCCA AGAACCTCCCAGATGCTGGGAAAGCTCAGGACTTCATGAAGAAGTTCAATCAGGTACTCGGTGAGGATGAGAAGCTCCGAGTTCAGCTGGAGATGCTCATCAGTCCGACGTGCTCCTGCAAACAAGCTGAGATTTGTGTG AGGGAAATCACTCGGAAGTTGACGTTCCCCAAACAGCCCACTAACCCGTTCCTGGAGATGGTGAAGTTCCTGTTGGAGCGTATTGCTCCTGTTCACATCGACTCTGAAGCCATCAG TGCTCTGGTAAAGCTGTTGAACAAGTCTATTGAGGGcacagctgatgatgatgaggaaggTGTTACCCCTGATACAGCCATCCGCTCAGGACTGGAGCTACTCAAG GTTCTGTCTTTCACCCACCCCACCGCATTTCACTCGGCAGAGACCTACGAGTCTCTGCTCCAGTGTTTGAAGATGGAGGATGACAAAGTTGCAGAGGCAGCCATCCAGATTTTCAGAAACACTGGGCAGAAGATCGAGACGGAATTACAGCAGATAAGATC GACTCTGATTCCTATCTTGCATCAGAAGGCCAAGCGGGGCACCCCTCACCAGGCCAAGCAGGCTGTTCACTGTATTCATGCCATCTTCAACAACAAGGAAGTGCAGCTGGCACAGATTTTTGAG CCTCTGTCACGTAGTCTGAACGCAGACGTCCCAGAGCAGCTCATCACGCCTCTCGTGTCCTTGGGCCATATCTCCATGCTGGCTCCAGATCAGTTTGCTTCCCCAATGAAATCCATTGTTGCCAACTTCATCGTGAAGGACTTGCTCATGAATGACCGG TCGGTAGGAAACAAGAATGGAAAACTGTGGACCACTGATGAGGAAGTCTCACCGGAAGTTCTTGCTAAG GTTCAGGCCATCAAACTGCTCGTGCGTTGGTTACTAGGAATGAAGAACAACCAATCCAAGTCAGCGAACTCCACCCTGCGCCTGCTGTCAGCCATGTTGGTCAGCGAAGGAGACCTCACAGAGCAGAAGAAGATCAG TAAATCGGACATGTCCCGTCTGAGGCTGGCTGCAGGTGGAGCCATTATGAAGTTGGCACAAGAGCCGTGTTACCATGAAATCATCACACCTGAGCAGTTTCAGCTGTGTGGCCTCGTTATCAAT GACGAGTGCTACCAGGTTCGTCAGATCTTTGCACAGAAGTTGCACCTGGCTCTTGTGAAATTGCTGCTGCCCCTCGAATACCTGGCTGTGTTCGCTCTGTGCGCCAAGGACCCGGTGAAGGAGCGCCGCGCACATGCCCGACAGTGCCTCCTCAAAAACATCTCCGTCCGCAGAGAGTACATCAAACAAAACCCCCTCGCTCAGG AAAAACTTGTCTCTCTTCTTCCTGAGTATGTGGTTCCTTACATGATCCACCTGCTGGCTCATGACCCAGACTTCACAAAACCGCATGAATATGAGCAGCTCAAAGACATCAAAGA ATGCCTGTGGTTCATGCTTGAAGTGCTGATGACCAAGAATGAGAACAACAGTCATGCCTTTCTTAGGAAGATGGTAGAAAATATCAAACAAACCAAGGATGCTCAGTGTCCTGATGATGCAAAGGCCAACGAG AAACTGTACATTGTCTGTGACGTCGCTCTCTTCGTGATCGCCAACAAGAGCACTGCGTGTCACCTGGATTGTCCGAAAGAGCCTGTCTTACCCTCCAAGTTCTTCCTCATACAGGAcaag GACTTCAAAAACGATAAAGAGTATTTGACGGCAGAAATGAGAcaaatgctgctcactggaaAG CCCAAACCAGCTCCTGTGTTAGGAGCAGTGAACAAGCCTCTGACGGTACCAGGGAGGAGGATCTTCACCAAGACCACCACAGCTTCAGACACAACCAGTAACACCAGCACCAACTCCTCTCCTCTGAGCTCAACAATCAACAAGAACAG TAACAGCAGCTCTACCATTGAGTCATCAGAGAgcagagcacaggaaaacaatgAGAACCCAGTCATCAAGGCTGAAGAGGTGAAGAAG GTCGAGCCCAGTCAGAAAGCAGCTCCCGATGCCGGGACAGAAGCGTCGCCTGTCAAACGACGTGGTCGCCCGCCTaaatcagctgctgctgctccagtaGCAGCTGACAAAGAGGGAGGAGCGGCACCAGTGGGGGGTGGAACCAGCAGAGGCAGGAAAAGGGCAGCTGACCCCAACTCGAACCCGTCTGCAGAGTCAATCAACATCAAGATgtcaaaacagcagcagcagaatgaCGAAGGGACAAAGAGACAGATTGACCTGCAGAG GTAA
- the pds5a gene encoding sister chromatid cohesion protein PDS5 homolog A isoform X2, with translation MEFPQQQKPAGEGIIYPPGVKEITDKISNDEMVKRLKMVVKTYMDMDQDSEEEKQQYLGLALHLASEFFLRNPNKDVRLLVACCLADIFRIYAPEAPYTSHDKLKDIFLFITRQLKGLEDTKSPQFNRYFYLLENLAWVKSYNICFELEDCNEIFIQLFKTLFSVINNSHNHKVQMHMLDLMSSIIMEGDGVTQELLDTILINLIPAHKNLNKQAYDLAKTLLKRTVQTIETCIANFFNQVLVMGKSSVSDLSEHVFDLIQELFAIDPMLLTSVMPQLEFKLKSNDGEERLAVVRLLAKLFGAKDSELASQNRPLWQCFLGRFNDIHVPVRLECVKFASHCLMNHPDLAKDLTEYLKVRSHDPEEAIRHDVIVTIINAGKKDLNLVNDQLLGFVRERTLDKRWRVRKEAMMGLAQLYKKYCLHHEAGKESAQKISWIKDKLLHIYYQNSIDDKLLVEKIFAQYMVPHNLDTEEKMKCLYYLYACLDTNAVKALNEMWKCQNMLRGLVKELLDLHKLPVSEANNTAMFGKLMSIAKNLPDAGKAQDFMKKFNQVLGEDEKLRVQLEMLISPTCSCKQAEICVREITRKLTFPKQPTNPFLEMVKFLLERIAPVHIDSEAISALVKLLNKSIEGTADDDEEGVTPDTAIRSGLELLKVLSFTHPTAFHSAETYESLLQCLKMEDDKVAEAAIQIFRNTGQKIETELQQIRSTLIPILHQKAKRGTPHQAKQAVHCIHAIFNNKEVQLAQIFEPLSRSLNADVPEQLITPLVSLGHISMLAPDQFASPMKSIVANFIVKDLLMNDRSVGNKNGKLWTTDEEVSPEVLAKVQAIKLLVRWLLGMKNNQSKSANSTLRLLSAMLVSEGDLTEQKKISKSDMSRLRLAAGGAIMKLAQEPCYHEIITPEQFQLCGLVINDECYQVRQIFAQKLHLALVKLLLPLEYLAVFALCAKDPVKERRAHARQCLLKNISVRREYIKQNPLAQEKLVSLLPEYVVPYMIHLLAHDPDFTKPHEYEQLKDIKECLWFMLEVLMTKNENNSHAFLRKMVENIKQTKDAQCPDDAKANEKLYIVCDVALFVIANKSTACHLDCPKEPVLPSKFFLIQDKDFKNDKEYLTAEMRQMLLTGKPKPAPVLGAVNKPLTVPGRRIFTKTTTASDTTSNTSTNSSPLSSTINKNSSSTIESSESRAQENNENPVIKAEEVKKVEPSQKAAPDAGTEASPVKRRGRPPKSAAAAPVAADKEGGAAPVGGGTSRGRKRAADPNSNPSAESINIKMSKQQQQNDEGTKRQIDLQR, from the exons ATGGTGGTGAAGACATACATGGACATGGATCAAGACTCAGAAGAGGAAAAGCAGCAATACCTCGGCCTGGCACTCCACCTTGCATCAGAGTTCTTCCTTAGGAACCCCAATAAAGATGTTCGGCTACTAGTGGCCTGCTGCCTGGCTGATATCTTCAGGATCTATGCCCCTGAGGCTCCCTATACCTCCCATGATAAACTCAAG GACATCTTCCTCTTCATCACTAGACAGTTAAAGGGACTAGAAGACACCAAGAGTCCTCAGTTTAACCGATACTTCTACCTGCTGGAG AACCTGGCTTGGGTGAAGTCGTACAACATTTGCTTTGAGCTGGAGGACTGCAATGAGATCTTCATCCAGCTTTTCAAAACACTCTTCTCTGTTATCAA TAACAGCCATAACCACAAGGTACAGATGCACATGTTGGATCTGATGAGTTCTATCATCATGGAGGGAGATGGTGTCACACAGGAGCTGCTGGACACCATCCTCATTAATCTCATCCCTGCACACAAG AATCTGAACAAGCAAGCATATGATCTTGCTAAGACTCTGCTGAAGAGGACTGTCCAGACCATCGAGACATGTATTGCAAAT TTCTTCAATCAGGTTTTAGTGATGGGCAAGTCATCAGTCAGCGATTTATCAGAGCACGTCTTTGACCTCATCCAGGAACTGTTTGCCATTGATCCTATGCTGCTTACCTCTGTCATGCCACAGCTGGAGTTCAAGCTTAAG AGCAATGATGGTGAGGAGCGTCTTGCTGTTGTACGGTTGCTGGCAAAGTTGTTCGGGGCCAAAGACTCTGAGCTGGCCTCGCAGAACAGACCGCTGTGGCAGTGCTTCCTAGGACG GTTCAATGACATCCATGTACCAGTCAGGCTAGAGTGTGTAAAGTTTGCCAGCCACTGCCTCATGAACCACCCAGACTTGGCAAAAGACCTGAcag AGTATTTGAAGGTGCGTTCCCACGACCCAGAGGAAGCCATTCGTCATGATGTCATCGTCACCATCATTAATGCTGGGAAAAAAGACCTCAACTTGGTCAATGACCAGCTGTTAGGCTTTGTACGGGAAAGGACCTTAGACAAGAGG TGGCGTGTGCGTAAGGAGGCCATGATGGGCCTGGCTCAGCTTTACAAGAAATACTGTCTGCACCACGAGGCTGGAAAAGAGTCTGCCCAAAAGATCAGCTGGATCAAAGACAAACTGCTGCACATCTACTACCAGAACAGCATCGACGACAA GTTATTAGTTGAGAAGATCTTTGCCCAGTACATGGTCCCTCACAATCTTGATACAGAGGAGAAGATGAAATGCCTCTACTACCTGTATGCCTGCCTGGACACGAACGCTGTCAA GGCCCTGAATGAGATGTGGAAGTGTCAGAACATGCTCAGAGGCCTCGTCAAGGAGCTGCTTGACCTCCACAAGCTGCCAGTG TCTGAGGCCAACAACACAGCAATGTTTGGGAAGTTGATGAGTATTGCCA AGAACCTCCCAGATGCTGGGAAAGCTCAGGACTTCATGAAGAAGTTCAATCAGGTACTCGGTGAGGATGAGAAGCTCCGAGTTCAGCTGGAGATGCTCATCAGTCCGACGTGCTCCTGCAAACAAGCTGAGATTTGTGTG AGGGAAATCACTCGGAAGTTGACGTTCCCCAAACAGCCCACTAACCCGTTCCTGGAGATGGTGAAGTTCCTGTTGGAGCGTATTGCTCCTGTTCACATCGACTCTGAAGCCATCAG TGCTCTGGTAAAGCTGTTGAACAAGTCTATTGAGGGcacagctgatgatgatgaggaaggTGTTACCCCTGATACAGCCATCCGCTCAGGACTGGAGCTACTCAAG GTTCTGTCTTTCACCCACCCCACCGCATTTCACTCGGCAGAGACCTACGAGTCTCTGCTCCAGTGTTTGAAGATGGAGGATGACAAAGTTGCAGAGGCAGCCATCCAGATTTTCAGAAACACTGGGCAGAAGATCGAGACGGAATTACAGCAGATAAGATC GACTCTGATTCCTATCTTGCATCAGAAGGCCAAGCGGGGCACCCCTCACCAGGCCAAGCAGGCTGTTCACTGTATTCATGCCATCTTCAACAACAAGGAAGTGCAGCTGGCACAGATTTTTGAG CCTCTGTCACGTAGTCTGAACGCAGACGTCCCAGAGCAGCTCATCACGCCTCTCGTGTCCTTGGGCCATATCTCCATGCTGGCTCCAGATCAGTTTGCTTCCCCAATGAAATCCATTGTTGCCAACTTCATCGTGAAGGACTTGCTCATGAATGACCGG TCGGTAGGAAACAAGAATGGAAAACTGTGGACCACTGATGAGGAAGTCTCACCGGAAGTTCTTGCTAAG GTTCAGGCCATCAAACTGCTCGTGCGTTGGTTACTAGGAATGAAGAACAACCAATCCAAGTCAGCGAACTCCACCCTGCGCCTGCTGTCAGCCATGTTGGTCAGCGAAGGAGACCTCACAGAGCAGAAGAAGATCAG TAAATCGGACATGTCCCGTCTGAGGCTGGCTGCAGGTGGAGCCATTATGAAGTTGGCACAAGAGCCGTGTTACCATGAAATCATCACACCTGAGCAGTTTCAGCTGTGTGGCCTCGTTATCAAT GACGAGTGCTACCAGGTTCGTCAGATCTTTGCACAGAAGTTGCACCTGGCTCTTGTGAAATTGCTGCTGCCCCTCGAATACCTGGCTGTGTTCGCTCTGTGCGCCAAGGACCCGGTGAAGGAGCGCCGCGCACATGCCCGACAGTGCCTCCTCAAAAACATCTCCGTCCGCAGAGAGTACATCAAACAAAACCCCCTCGCTCAGG AAAAACTTGTCTCTCTTCTTCCTGAGTATGTGGTTCCTTACATGATCCACCTGCTGGCTCATGACCCAGACTTCACAAAACCGCATGAATATGAGCAGCTCAAAGACATCAAAGA ATGCCTGTGGTTCATGCTTGAAGTGCTGATGACCAAGAATGAGAACAACAGTCATGCCTTTCTTAGGAAGATGGTAGAAAATATCAAACAAACCAAGGATGCTCAGTGTCCTGATGATGCAAAGGCCAACGAG AAACTGTACATTGTCTGTGACGTCGCTCTCTTCGTGATCGCCAACAAGAGCACTGCGTGTCACCTGGATTGTCCGAAAGAGCCTGTCTTACCCTCCAAGTTCTTCCTCATACAGGAcaag GACTTCAAAAACGATAAAGAGTATTTGACGGCAGAAATGAGAcaaatgctgctcactggaaAG CCCAAACCAGCTCCTGTGTTAGGAGCAGTGAACAAGCCTCTGACGGTACCAGGGAGGAGGATCTTCACCAAGACCACCACAGCTTCAGACACAACCAGTAACACCAGCACCAACTCCTCTCCTCTGAGCTCAACAATCAACAAGAACAG CAGCTCTACCATTGAGTCATCAGAGAgcagagcacaggaaaacaatgAGAACCCAGTCATCAAGGCTGAAGAGGTGAAGAAG GTCGAGCCCAGTCAGAAAGCAGCTCCCGATGCCGGGACAGAAGCGTCGCCTGTCAAACGACGTGGTCGCCCGCCTaaatcagctgctgctgctccagtaGCAGCTGACAAAGAGGGAGGAGCGGCACCAGTGGGGGGTGGAACCAGCAGAGGCAGGAAAAGGGCAGCTGACCCCAACTCGAACCCGTCTGCAGAGTCAATCAACATCAAGATgtcaaaacagcagcagcagaatgaCGAAGGGACAAAGAGACAGATTGACCTGCAGAG GTAA
- the ube2kb gene encoding ubiquitin-conjugating enzyme E2Kb isoform X1, whose translation MANIAVQRIKREFKEVLKSEETSKNQIKVDLVDENFTELRGEIAGPPDTPYEGGRYQLEIKIPETYPFNPPKVRFITKIWHPNISSVTGAICLDILKDQWAAAMTLRTVLLSLQALLAAAEPDDPQDAVVANQYKQNPEMFKQTARLWSHVYAGAPVSSPDYTRKIDKLCAMGFDKNAVIAALSSKSWDVETATELLLSN comes from the exons ATGGCCAACATTGCGGTCCAAAGGATCAAACGGGAGTTCAAAGAAGTTCTCAAAAGCGAAGAG ACGAGTAAAAACCAGATTAAAGTAGATTTGGTGGACGAGAACTTCACAGAGCTGAGGGGTGAGATAGCAGGGCCTCCAGACACACCATATGAAG GTGGCAGATATCAGCTTGAAATAAAAATCCCAGAAACCTATCCTTTTAACCCGCCAAAG GTGCGCTTCATCACTAAGATCTGGCATCCTAATATCAGTTCTGTGACCGGAGCAATATGCCTGGACATTTTAAAAGACCAGTG gGCAGCTGCTATGACCTTGAGGACAGTGCTGTTATCTCTACAGGCTCTCCTCGCTGCAGCAGAACCAGACGATCCACAGGATGCAGTAGTAGCAAACCAG TATAAGCAGAACCCAGAAATGTTCAAACAGACTGCGAGGCTTTGGTCTCACGTCTACGCGGGTGCTCCTGTCTCCAGTCCTGACTATACACGTAAAATAGACAAACTCTGTGCCATGGGCTTCGATAAG AATGCAGTAATAGCGGCCTTGTCTTCAAAATCCTGGGACGTGGAAACGGCGACAGAGCTGCTCCTAAGCAACTGA
- the ube2kb gene encoding ubiquitin-conjugating enzyme E2Kb isoform X2 — translation MANIAVQRIKREFKEVLKSEETSKNQIKVDLVDENFTELRGEIAGPPDTPYEGGRYQLEIKIPETYPFNPPKVRFITKIWHPNISSVTGAICLDILKDQWAAAMTLRTVLLSLQALLAAAEPDDPQDAVVANQNAVIAALSSKSWDVETATELLLSN, via the exons ATGGCCAACATTGCGGTCCAAAGGATCAAACGGGAGTTCAAAGAAGTTCTCAAAAGCGAAGAG ACGAGTAAAAACCAGATTAAAGTAGATTTGGTGGACGAGAACTTCACAGAGCTGAGGGGTGAGATAGCAGGGCCTCCAGACACACCATATGAAG GTGGCAGATATCAGCTTGAAATAAAAATCCCAGAAACCTATCCTTTTAACCCGCCAAAG GTGCGCTTCATCACTAAGATCTGGCATCCTAATATCAGTTCTGTGACCGGAGCAATATGCCTGGACATTTTAAAAGACCAGTG gGCAGCTGCTATGACCTTGAGGACAGTGCTGTTATCTCTACAGGCTCTCCTCGCTGCAGCAGAACCAGACGATCCACAGGATGCAGTAGTAGCAAACCAG AATGCAGTAATAGCGGCCTTGTCTTCAAAATCCTGGGACGTGGAAACGGCGACAGAGCTGCTCCTAAGCAACTGA
- the smim14 gene encoding small integral membrane protein 14: protein MAEGGFDPCECICTQEYAMRRLINLLRQSQSYCTDTECPQELPGPSGSVGGGGDLTLPMVLMGWAVLALVLFLLRPSSLRGTHHSGKPSGPRNSDGREPPAPPID, encoded by the exons ATGGCGGAGGGAGGCTTTGACCCTTGTGAGTGCATCTGCACGCAGGAGTACGCAATGAGGCGCCTCATCAATTTG CTGAGGCAATCTCAGTCCTactgcacagacacagagtgcCCTCAGGAAC tGCCAGGTCCCAGTGGGTCAGTGGGCGGGGGAGGTGACCTGACCCTCCCCATGGTTCTGATGGGATGGGCGGTGTTAGCCCTGGTCCTGTTTTTGCTGCGCCCATCCAGTCTCAGGGGAACCCATCATTCTGGCAAGCCCAGTGGACCCCGCAAC agtGATGGAAGAGAGCCCCCAGCACCACCTATCGACTAG